The genomic stretch TTTCAGTTGCTGCTAGCCAAAGAAAACAGCGGCAGTTCCGCGGCTGCATACGCCTCCAAGGTCGAGTGAATCTAAAAGAAGCCGAAGAATGTCAACCCTCATGAAAGAGATCTCCGGAAATGATATGATTCTTGTGGCTATTGAAGGAAGATGCTTAACCATGCACATCAACCATTTCGTACGATTGGAAGCATCTGCCGAGAAACGCCCACAAGAGGCATCTCACCGACAAAGATATGCCACTCCTTAACGTGGTTGACTAAGGAACCATAACCTGTCTTTATCTCTCCCAATCCAATACCGTTTTCTTTGTTGGACTTGCAGATCTGAAAATTAGGGCTCAGCTGTTCTTATATACACCATGCTCTTAGAATTCCTCTACGATAAATGTAAAGACAATGACAAAATTATTTGGACCAAAAATAGCATATAAGAAGAAGATTTGTTTTTTTAACCTAATAATCTAAATCTTATGTTCATTATTTTCTGGTTGTGCATTTTATTTGTTCTCCTCTCCCATATTTACATCAATTAATTATCTTTCTTTTATCAAGTGTGGCATTAAGCTCTCTCATCCCCAACATTTTCATTTTCATTGAAGAGTTCAGCACAAGAGCTATCCACACTTTCACTTACACAAGTAAACCAAAGACATACTCTAATCATCTGTGAATCACATGTTATTAGTTTAGTCATATGATTCTGCAGAAATCAACTTTgctccaaaaacaaaaaaactgaAAAGTCAACTACTCTTTCTGCTGACAGAGGTCACTGTTTGTTCCTCAGATACACATTCTACTCTCTAACTTGTGTGAATAGATAAAGCTTAAAGACTAAAGCTATTATATTAAGGGTTAAACTTTTTTCTTTGCCTACCTGAAATTATTATTCTCATGTGAGAGATTGAAAATTGTATTTACATGAAGAGGTAATCAAAGGTTAAAGAATTTTTGGATCCAGGAATGATTACAGGCGAATCTGAACAAATGGCAATGAGGTGCCACAACAGCTGAGAGCTGTTCATATtccttttatgagatgaacaactATGTTTGCCTGCAGAGTGTATATATGCAGACAACACCAGAAGAAAACAGTCAGTGGAAGGAAGGTTTCAGGCTTTTCCGAAGGTCACCAGCAAGAAGACAAGGATAGCCAAGCAGACACAGAAGAACAGATGTCACTGAATAGTACAGTTCCCCCGTCGGTATAGTCTGCAGCTCTGAACTCTGCTCATCCACTTGTTCTTGCAGCTTCTGCATTACAACACCTTTCCTTCCTTTCCAATATCATTCCTGGATGAACTCTAGTTACTATTGATGGCATCTTGATTGCATCAGTTTGCCGAATAGATGATGCAGTGACAACTACAATTGCTGTTTGCTCTTCATTACATGAACTGGAGATTCAAAAGCACAGAACATAACATGGATGTTGATAGTGGTGATAAACTTGATGCCAATTCTCAGTTTTAGCACTCATATTTCCTAATAAATGATCTAATCATGATATCTTTCCTAAAGGAAGTCCTTGTTCTCAAACACTACAGCAAGAATCACTATATGAAACTTAAATAGCAAAAGAAATTAAACTTCCGTGGCGATTGTTTTGCCGAGGATCACATCTTTAAAATGTCAGCTACACCAGGAATATTCTCGCCTCAGAAGAAAACCTGCATTTAGGACATCTATGGGATTTCTCATCCACAGGACCTGCACATATGTAGCAGAATGTCTTCCTGCATCTGCAAGAGAATGAAGAGTTGTTTAATGCAAAACCTGAAACAAGCACTACATTAACATTGAAAGACTACTAGCTTTCACAAATAGCAACTATACAATCATTTCAAGGTTTCAGTCCCCTCACAACATCATTTTTAAGACACCAAAGTCATACAAGAGATCAAGTGAATCATACCATCTGAAGTTATCAACGAAAGTAAGACTGCCATGAGTAGTACAGAAAATGAAATAACAGAGAACTGACATAAAACATAACACAGGATTACCGACAGGATGAACAAGGGGAAATTAGTTGATTGAATTGCCGAAAACTAAGAGGCCGACTATGGTGTACATTTTGCCTTCCAAGCATGTTTCTTCATGCAATCATGAGCCGTTTTCAGAATGTGTTGCAAGAGAGATGGTCCACAATGCTCAAGTTAAGCTAAAAACTCAGTAATGTTGTTAAAATTTTCTAGATAATAGGTCCGGATTACTTACATGCTATAGACACAAATGTTACATATCAAGCCTATGTCTAGTACAAATATAGGTTATGCAGAACATCAGAATTGACTTGTTGAGTGCTGGTCTCCATCACCTGAATATTAGAAGATCATGAGATCCATTTTACTGGCTTTTAGAAACTTTTAGTGAAATAGTAGGATTCTAGAAGTTAATTCAATAAAGTCAAGGAATCTTTAGCTGAAGGAAAAGCAGATCAAGGGAAGCAACTATTAGGAGGCCAGTGAGTGAATGAATTCTTAGTTGGAAAACAAGCATCCATGTGTGTCAATTTTCTGAAACACCATATGTATTGTTAATTCGCCGATGCATTATGGCATTTATTTCCACTTGTACTTTTGGCTGTATGTTTCTTTCTAGCTCATGTCATGAAGCTTTAGTCCTAGTTCTAGTGTCCAGTCTCATGGAGAGTTCTTAAGCCCTACCTAAGAAAGGAATTAGGCAATATAATCAACATAAAGTGTAAGTAGATCACAAACTTTCACTTCACAATGTTAATTTTCTCATGTTCCTCTGCATCAAACCCAATCTACGGTGATGTCAAAGAGAAACAAGTAAGGAATCTTTGTAGAGGGAAGGCTAAGAGTTCAGTGAAGTCAAAGATATGAGGCAAACTAAATACCTAATTTTGTCATTGATGTTTTTGCCTTCAGATTTATACTGTATGCTTATTTAACAGTTGCTCATTGATAATTGTGTGGCAGAAAGATCAAGAATGGAACTCTATTCAATTTTAATTACAAGAAATTGGGTCCTTGAAAAACTAATTAAGCTCTTTCATTTTTCCATTGCAGTTTTTTGTAACATAAAACATCTCTCATCTGATCAATAGATTGCTTATTCTCCAGAGTACCTAACTATGCAATGTAgagcaataaaaaaaaattcttctagAGTTCCATCCTCATACATTGGCTGAATCATAGATAATATGAAGGCTCCCTAATGATCAACCAATTAGGTTTCTTCTTACTAGAGAAAGATCAGATTCTTCAAACTAGAAATTGGATGCCTAGTGAGAGAACAACCATGGTAATGCTGCTGTAGATGTTAGAAGAAAAAGTTGCAGAGAGAAAGAAAGGGCATCACCTGCACTTAATGTAATCGCAACCTGAGGTCCTTTCCACAAAGAATCCACAGCTGGGACACCTCTGCCACCTCTTCTTCGTTGCCAGCTTCATCAGATCTCTGCTCTTCTTATCCGGGCACAGCGTCTCGTAGTCCTTGCACGAGTAACCCGAATGCCAGGGCACTCTGCACTGCGCGCAGAACATCCTCATGCAGTGCGGGCACTTCGAGTGGTCGACTGCATCTCCTCCGTCGTCTATCAGCAGCGCCGAGCAATCGCCATACGGGCAGTAGAACTTGGCCGACCCGAGGATCCCTTCCTCGCACAGCCTGCAGCCCCAGCGATCGAACACCTTCGCCGGCAGTATCAGCCGACACATCTCGGGCTCCAGAAACCCGGTCTCGCAGTTGGGGTCAGGGCAGCCCACCCGCGCCTCGTTGGCCTCCACCTTCGATGCCACGTACTGGCTCACGCAGCAGGCGCAGTACGTGTGGGAGCAGCCCTTGATGGCCATGCATTCGAACGAGTACTTGTCTTCCATGCAGATGCTGCAGTGGGCGTCCGGCGCGGGCGGCGGGGGGTTGTTCGAAGATTGCCCCAACTCCAGTGCGATCAGTCTCGCCACCTCCTCATCGTCGTGGTCGTCCAGCTTGAAGCCCCGGAACCCATCGAGGTCGACGAGAGCAGGGAGGCCTTGGTACTCGAGGGACTCGGCGATCGCGATGTGGTAGAGGACCTCCTCGAGGTTTTGTGCGTCATCTCGGTGGTGAGAGTCACAACCGTCGTCGGCCACAGGAATCACGGAGCCATCGTCGCCGGAAGTTTGGATTAGATCAGCATCGCCGGGGAGGTGATGTCTGGCGTCTTCTTCTCGCTCGACGTTGTTGAGATGGTTCTGTAGATCATCCCCCGGGTGAGTGGCGACTCCACGTTCGGTGGCTGTGGCTTCTCCATCAACCGAAGGCATCACGGGGCCATCGTCGCCGGATGTTTGGATTAGATCAGCATCGCCGGGGAGGTGATGTCTGGCGTCTTCTTCTCGCTCGACGTTGTTGAGATGGTTCTGTAGATCATCCCCCGGGTGAGTGGCGGCTCCACGTTCGGTGGCTGTGGCTTCTCCATCAACCGAAGGCATCACGGGGCCATCGTCGTCGGATATATGGATCGAAGCAGCCCTGGGCGACTCGGCCAAGGCAACTCGGAGTTGGTCTCCGCAAGTGCTGCCTTCCGTTCTGCGTTGGGTGGGTGAGCGAGGCCCATCTGCATCGCATTTCACCTCGGTAAAGAAGCCTAAGCATCTGAATAGATAGCGGAAGATCGGCATTGGAGGACGCAGACAGCGTAGTCGTCGACAGAGACGAggtgagagaggaggaggaggaggggtggAGGGGTTTACGAGGTTTCTAAGGGAAGGATAGAAGCTTCCACATATATTGGAA from Musa acuminata AAA Group cultivar baxijiao chromosome BXJ1-3, Cavendish_Baxijiao_AAA, whole genome shotgun sequence encodes the following:
- the LOC135635953 gene encoding uncharacterized protein LOC135635953, whose amino-acid sequence is MPSVDGEATATERGAATHPGDDLQNHLNNVEREEDARHHLPGDADLIQTSGDDGPVMPSVDGEATATERGVATHPGDDLQNHLNNVEREEDARHHLPGDADLIQTSGDDGSVIPVADDGCDSHHRDDAQNLEEVLYHIAIAESLEYQGLPALVDLDGFRGFKLDDHDDEEVARLIALELGQSSNNPPPPAPDAHCSICMEDKYSFECMAIKGCSHTYCACCVSQYVASKVEANEARVGCPDPNCETGFLEPEMCRLILPAKVFDRWGCRLCEEGILGSAKFYCPYGDCSALLIDDGGDAVDHSKCPHCMRMFCAQCRVPWHSGYSCKDYETLCPDKKSRDLMKLATKKRWQRCPSCGFFVERTSGCDYIKCR